AGGCCGATGCTGATGTTTCCGTACCGGACCATGTCAACGTCTCCGAATCCCCAAAAATAGCAGGACTCCATTTGTACGGAAAACTGGTTGCCGGGAAACAGGATAACCCCCAGGCCGGCCTGGGCCGCGCCCCCGGAATTGCTGGACGTAAACCAGTCCCCTTCCTGCTCTTTGCTCGTGTTTTGCGCGACTTGCGACGCAAACAGGTTATGGTTGCCGTAAGCCCATCCGCCGCCGGCGATGAAATAGGGCTTCCAGACCTCGCTGTCCAGACCGGGGGAGAGTTTGGCCACGAGCATGTACATATTTACGGAGCTTTCCAGCTCCAGGTATTGGGAGGTTTTCCAGGAAGGCGTGTCTCCGGCGACCTTAAAGTCCGGCAGCCAATGGAAGTTGAACTCCGCGGCCAGGTATTTATTGTATCTGTACCCGGCCTGAAGATAGGCGCCAAAGGTGTTGTCCGTGTTGTAATCCAGGTCGTAGGGGTCGTCGATGTTGAAATTGTCAAAGGCGTATTGACCCCCAAGCCCCAGATAATAAAAGTCGCCCGTCCTTATTTCATCAGGCCATTCTTCGTCGCGCAGATCGCCGGCCCACGCCCCGGCGGGCGCCAACAGGCCCAAGGCCAGGACAAAAAGCAAAATCCATTTTTTCATGATTCCCCCTCGTTGACAGCCCCTCCAGGCAAGGTCTGATTAAGCGGTTCAAGTTTGGTAGCGTGTAGCATATAACAACATAATTTTCAACGGCATTCGGACGCAAGGCGGGTTGGGCGTGCGCTTTTAGGACGCGTCGTCTGTGGAAAAAATCTCCGGGGCGATTCCCCTGGCTTGCTGCTCCAGGATTTTCAAGGCCATTGCTATCAGTTCTTCGTTGGAATTCAGCCCGTAAATGGACTGCAATTTGGGCAGCAATTCCAGGGTGTCTTTTTCAAAGCCCAGGGTCAGGAACCGGCCTCCGGATTCCTCCAGTTGCTTATTGCTTTGCTCTTCCAGGAAAACCCGGGCCTGTTCTTTGATAAGGTTGATGTTTGTATGCAGCGGCTGCAAAGGCGGCAATGGCTTTTTGTCCGGCGGCAGGTACTTGACAAAAGCCCGGACTATCTGGGGCGGCGGCGGCTCCCCGAATTCCTCCATGAATGCGTTTTCCAGCTTGGACAAGGACGGGTCCGGACCGGTGATGACGGTTTTGGCCAAATCGATCTTCATCCCGCCATATGGATCGGATTTCAAGCTGTTACGGAGCTTGCGCTCCCTTGAAGTGACTTTCTTTCCCAAACCCTAACTCCCGCAGCCGGACCAGTGGCCGTCCAAAGCCCCTGCGTCCATGTTTTTCAAAAAAGGCCGCCGGAGGCGCGCCTCATAGGGGCAGCCGTATGAAAAACATCATGATATTGACATCTTAAATAGGACGTCAACCCGATAAAAAGAACAGTCTCCCCTGCCCGCCTCTTTGGGCGGTCTCTCAGGGGAGTTTAGACCACCATCTGATGTTCCCAAATCAATTTTGGGCAGGATACCACAGTGCATGTACAATTGGCAAGGCCGTCTGCGGCGGCTATCTCCCCGAAAAATCTTTTGTTCTTGATCCCGCAAGGCATTTTTACTAAACTGGCCTTTCATTTTTCTGCAGGAGAGATCTTATGTGCGCCCAGGACAAATTGGATGATCAATTGACCATGGTGGACGGCATGCAGCAGGGCCAGACCGGTCAGCAGGAGCACACCGGCGCCCTGGACGACGCCCCGACCATGGTTGTGGAACCTTCCCCGGACACAATGGCCGGCCAGTCTCCCAGTGAACGCTTTGAAATTCTGGACGAGCTGGGCCGGGGCGGTATGGGAGTGGTCTACAAGGCCAGGGACAAGAAGCTGGGCAGAATCATCGCTTTGAAATCCTTGAAGCCGGAAAGCACGGCCTCCAGCAAGGCCGTGGAGCGCTTTTGGCGTGAGGCCAAAGCCATTGCCGCTTTGAGCCATTTCAACATCGTGGGGATCTACGACGTTTTGGAGCAGGGGCAGGCCTTGTGGATCGCCATGGAGTTTTTGCCTAACGGCAGCCTGAAAGACAAGGTTAAGAATCAAGGCCCCTTGCCGCCCAAAGAGATTGCAAAGATCGGCCGCCAACTGGCCGACGCGGTGGACCACGCCCACTCACGAGGCATTTTTCACCGGGACATAAAACCCGGCAATGTTTTGCTTTCCGAACGGGACACGCCCAAGCTGGGCGATTTCGGCCTTGCTCAGGAAATGAGCACCGCCGGAGATATGACCGTGGCCGGCGCCATGATGGGCACCATGTATTACGCCGCGCCCGAACAAATGGCCAACGGGAGCAACGTGGACGCCCGCAGCGATATTTACAGCCTGGGCGCCACCCTTTATATGATCGCCACGGGCGAAGCGCCCCGGACCATCAGGCCGAGCCGGATTCCCGAAGAAGTGCGCGGCATTATCTGCAAGTGCCTGGAAGAGCATCCGGACAAACGCTTTCAAAACGCCGCGGAACTGGCCAAAGCCTTTTCCACCGGAGAATTCGCCGAGGCCCCCAAAAAAATCGGGCAGGCCTGCCCTGCCTGCGGCCACTTCAATCCCGAAACCCTGCGTTTTTGCCAAAAATGCGGCGGCGGGCTGGCCTCCTTATTCCGCAAGTGCCCCAAATGCCGGGCCGAAAACCATGTTAACGTGGAATATTGCGGAAAATGCGGCGAAAACATCCCCATGGCCTTCCTGGCCCTCAAGGCTCGCAAAGCCTCGGCCGACGGCCAGCCCCAGGCGGCCGCCAAAGCCTGGAAAGCCATCCTCGCCAAAGACCCGAAGCATCAGGAAGCCCGGGCCAACCTTATCCGGATTGTGGAAAACAATCGTAAGATCAAGGAAATGGCGAACTTCGCCAAAGAGGCTTATAAACGGGGAGACAAGGAAAGCGCTTACAAGTGCTTCTGCCAGATTATAGAAATCGACCCCACCCTGGAAGAAGCCAAGAAAAAATGCGAAAGCATGAAACCGGGCCTTGTCCAGCAACGCCTGGCCCGGGGCAGAACTTTTTTCTCCGCCAAAAAATACGAGCAGGCATACAACCAGTTGCAGGGCGTTCTTGACCTGGATGAATTCAACCGGGAAGCCCTGGACCTGATGACTCAAGTCACGAGGTTTTACAAACCCGCGGCGCCCAAGGTTCCCAAATCAGCCGTCCATGTTTCCATGGGATTGACCGGCTCCCGCAAGGTCAACAAAAAGGTGATGTCGTTCATAGCAATCTGCGTAGTGAGCCTGTTTCTGACGATCATCATCACCCTTTCCGGCAACGAGGACGGCAACTCCATGTTTGACGCCCAGGCGAAAAACACGGCAGTCGAGGTGGACAAGGCCTTGAAGGCCGTTGTCGACACCCTGCCGAATCAGCCTGTCACCCTGGAATCCATTCTATCCACCGGGGTGCAATGGCCCCCGGCCGTCAGCGTGTCCGTCGACGACCCCGACCCGGAACATCCAAAAATTATAGTGGTTCATGCTGCGGGTAAAAAAATGTTCATTGTGAACGGCACAGGCGAAATGAAGGAAGAGCCTTTTGAAATAACACCCATCCAAACGCCGCGTCCGGCTGTGGATGAATAAGGCTTGTGATGTAAAATCGGGAATCAGGAGTTTAATATGCATTATAATCCGGGAGCTTGGCGCTTGGATGACGCCACCGTGGCCAGCTTGCTGAGCCGCGAGGATTTGGCGAGCCATTGGATTTTCGGACGGCAAATGACCGTTCACCCGGGTGAAGCCGCCCTTTGGATGAAGGACGGCAAAGTTGTGAAGGTCGTCGCCGAAGGGGAAAAAATGGTCTCCGGCGTGCTGGACCGGCTGAAAAGCCTGTTCTTTGCAGGAGGCCAGTTGACGGTCATCATGATGGACGTCACGGATGTCACCCTGGATTTTCGGATCGGCGTGGACAAGGAAATCGTTTTCGCCAACGATCCGGAGTTCTACGGCAAATTGCTGGACGCCTACGGGCGGGGCAATGAAAAGGAAGAAGACGTCACCACCCTGGTGGACCGCTACTCCAAGGATTTGGACTCGGAGCTGCAGAAGCGCCAGGCCATCCTGACCCGGGACCGGGAAAGCGTGGCCTTTGACGTGCGTCTGACCTTTGCTCTTTTGCCGGAAAAAGGCAGGGATCTGTTCCCCCTGTTCGGCGCGAAAAACGCCCTGCAGCGCTATTATATCGAAAACCTGGCGAGGCAGCAGCTGGAAGCCAAGCTCTTCGTCCCCACCCTGGCCCTTTATACAGGCGCCGAGCTGCGTCAAAACCTGGATATTTTGGCGGGAATCAATAAAAAGGCCCGCAAAAACCTGGAAGCATGGTTTTTGGAAAGAGGCATAAGCCTCAAACGCCTGGCAATCAACCCGGCCCTGACCGGCGAAGAACGCAAGGCCATTATCGCCAAGGAAAAAAAGGCTTTGGAGTCCGCAGCGGCGGACCGGCATGAGCACGACCTGGAGGAACTGAACAGGGAGTTCGACCGGCTTGTTTTGCGCGAAAAGCTGGCCGCCCAGGCCGTACAGGTCAAAGGCGAGACGGACAAGGAAAAGCAAAAAATCCTCCAGGCCACCTTTTTGGCCGACCAGGAGAAAAAGCTCTCCGCCGCACAAATGGCCGATCGGATCGAACGCATCCGCCTGGCCACCAAGCTGGAAGCCCAAAAAAAGCTAAAGGAATTGGCGGCTTTCGGCGTTAAGAAAAAATGGGAAATCGAAAAAGAGCGGATGGCCGCCGAGGCTGAGCTTGAAATGGACAAAATGCGGGTTCTGGCCGAGGAATACCGCAAAAATAAGGAATTGAAGGCGGAGCACAAGCGCAAGGAACTGGAAATGCGCCAGGACGAAGCCAAAAAAGAGCGGGAGCACGTGGAGCGGCTGTTGGAAATGGGCGCCCAGCAAGGCGTGCTGACCGACGGCGCCATCCAGGAGGCCCTGCGCCAACAAAGCATCCGCAAAGCCCTGGATCAGGGCGAATCCGTTGGCCGGGCCTTTGGCGAAGCACAAAACAGAAGGCTTCCCGACCAGGAGATTAAATCCCTGCCGGGCCAGCCATCCATTTCCATTACAGGCCAGGGCCCCATGCTGGTGAATACCGGCGGCCAAAACGACGACTCAAAAGGCCAACGTGCGTTGCCGGACCCGGGCGATTCCCGGTCCGCCGCGCCGGAGGCTTCTTACGTGGTGACCGTATGCCCGAAATGCGGAGAGGCCGTCCCGGACGGCTCGGCGTTCTGCGGCGTTTGCGGATATAAGTTGGACGAATAGGAGAACTGTATGGCCGCTTTTTCCCCGGTTAGGTTCGGGAAATATCTCTTGCTGGACCCCATTGCCGTCGGCGGCATGGCGGAGCTCTTTCGCGCCAAAATGCTCGGGGACGCGGGTTTTGAAAAACTCATCGTGGTCAAAAAAATCCTGCCTCACCTGGTGCAGGAAAAGGAACTCGTGGAATCCTTTATTTACGAGGCCCGCCTGGCCGCGCACCTGCAGCACGAAAATATCATTCGGACATACGATTTCGGCAGGATGCAGGACGATTACTTCATATCCATGGAGTTTTTGTTCGGCAAAAATCTCCGCTTCGTCCTGGAGCAGGCCAAGGCCAAACGCATCTCTCTGGGCATGGGCAACATTCTCCACGTCATGGCCCTGGTTTGTTCAGGCCTGGATTACGCGCACAGCTTGAAGGATTTTGCGGGCAATGACCTTTCCATCGTGCATCGGGACATCAGCCCTCCCAATATCTTCATCACCTACGACGGCCACGTAAAGGTGGTGGATTTCGGCGTGGCCAAAGCCGCCAGCAAAAACTCCACCACCCAGCACGGGGTGATCAAAGGCAAGGTGGCATACATGTCGCCCGAGCAGGCCCTGGGCCAGGAGATCGACCACCGGTCCGACATTTTCGCCGTGGGCAGCATCCTGTATGAAATGGTCACCGGTAAAATGATGTACGAGGGCGAAACCATGCAGGTTTTGGCGAAAGCCCAAAAAGCCGAGTTCGAGCCTGCGGAAAACCTGGCAAACATCCCCAAAGGCCTGGCCATTGTGCTTAAGCGGGCTTTGGCCAAGGATCGGGAGGAGCGCTACCAGACCTGCGGCGCCATGCAGGCCGGCCTGGAGGACGTCATGGTGGAGTTGTCCGTCCGGCCGTCCCAACGCGTCCTGGCCAGTTACATCACCGCCTTGTTTGACGAGGAACTGCCCAAGGAACAAGCCCTTTTGCGTGAGGTGGCCGCGGTCCAGGCCCAGGACGATCAACTGGTTCCCGTGGAAGAGGCTCCGCCGCCCAAAATAAAGGAAGAACCTTCCGAAAAAGTCCTGACGCTTAAAAAAGTCAGAAAGCCCGCTCCCACAGCGCCCTGTCCTTCCTGCGGAAAGCCCGCAGACCCGGACCTGGACTACTGCCCGTGGTGCGACGCGCCCATCAAGGGCGCGGCGCCTATCGCCCCGGCCCAGGCGACCATGGTTTCCTGCTCCTCCTGCGGAAAGCCGGTCAAGGCCCACTACAAGGTCTGCAATTACTGCGGCGCCAATATGCAGGCGGGAGTCCCGGACAGGCCGGGACAAAACTACCCGGCTGCGGGCGCCTCACCCGGGCAATCAACCGGCAGTCTTCCGGTGGTTATCTATTTTAATGCAGGCAAAAAGATCGCGGAAAGAACCATGGATTTTCTGGAAATGGCCGTGGCCAACACCGGACCGGCGCCTGTTGAGGGGTTGAAGGTCGCCGTCCGGGGAACCCTCATCGCCCGCGTTCTGGAGGAAAAGCTGCCCTTCCCCCTGGAGCCGGGACGGCCTTACGCCCTGAACGTGCCCGGATTCCTGCCCCGTTGCGCGGGAAACGATTCCCTGCATCTTTCCGTGGAAGGACGCGGCAAGGACGGAGAGCCTTTCTTTTTACTGGGGACCATTCCCGTGGAAGTCTCGGCTAAAGACGAAGCCGCGCCCAACGTCAACGTAAACATCTCCGCCAAGGGCCCGCTGATTGTGGACCTGGAGGACGCCATCCCCGGCCTCACAGGCAAAAAGTCCAAGGAGGAGGATCCCTCCGCGCCCCAATGGATTCCCATAGAGCTTCATCCTGACCTGGAAAAGCAGGAAAGCGCCGGCCGGAAATTTCCCCCGGCCTGCGTTTCCTCCCAGGCATGCACTTTGGATGAGGCCGTGGCTTCCGCCATTCATGCGGTCAGCCCGGACGCCGCGCCCATGGCCGAATTCAAATGCCCGGACGGCACGGTATACACCATCGTGCCCGGCGCCTCCCTTTTACTGGGCCGCAAGCGGGACATCAATCACGTTCCGGCCTTTTTATTCCCCGAAGAAGCCCACGAGGGGGAAAACGTCAAGGTCAGCCGAAACCATTGCCGGATTTTCGTCCGAAAAAATCGGGTTTTCATCCGGGACACAAGCTCCAACGGAACCTTTCTGGACAAGGAGCGCCTGCCGTCCAAGGAAGACGTGATGCTTTCCACCGGAGAACTGGTGGTGGTGGGCGGAGTCCTGGAACTGCGGGCTGACATTTTCACTAACGGCAAGGACGTCATCGCCGTCAGGCTCAAACGCCAGAACAACAAAACCAACGAACGCTACATCCTGGCTCACGGGCCGGTCCCCCTGGGGCCGGGGAGCGCCAACCCCATCCAGGTGGCGGGCGCCCCCAACTTTTTAGGCGCCATTTATTACAATCCCCTGGTGGACAAATGGCTGTTTAGGCCTTTGGAGGGCTTTGCATCCAACGGCAAGGACATGATCCTGCCGCCAAAAAAGGATCTCTCCTTCGGCAAAGCAAAATGCCGGTTTGAAATCCTTCAGCCTGATTAAAAAGATGCTTTTAAAGCATCGGCTTTAGCCGCCAAAAGGGTTTGGAAGCCCCTCCGCATCCTTTTAACCGGGATAAAAGCGTCCTTTCAATTTTCATTCTCCGAAAAAAATCGTCATCCCGGCAGGGCGATCCGATTTTTAGGATCGCACGCAAGCCGGAACATAGCGTCATTATGGATTTGCCTTAATCTCTATTCCTTTACTTTTGCCGGTTTCCTTCCAACCGAGCCAATATATATGGCGGCCAGGGCCAGGACGGCGCCCGCAATACGCGCGGGTCCGGCCGGAAGGTCGAAGAACAAAATATCCCAGATAAAGGCCAGGGTGGGTTGAATCAGGATGACCAGGCCGGCCGTGGAGGCCGGGATTCCCGGCAGGCCGGTTGATATCAAAAGCCAGCCGATGGCCTGGGGGCCGATGCCGTAAAGCACCAAAATCCAAAATCCGGTTGTCCCGCCTGTGGAAAATTCCGATCCCCTAAGCAAAGAAGTCGCCCCCACGACAAGCGCCGTGGATAAAGAAAGCCAGGCCATGTTTGTGATCGCCGGGAGCTTGCCGGTCCGTCCCTGGCTGTTTCGCACCGCCAAAAGATACATGGAATACCAAAAGGCCGCGCCCAGGCCCCAGGCCACGCCGATAATCGTGCTTTGGGGCAAGGCCGAAACGTCCACCCCCACCAAAAGCCACAAGCCCATAAACGCCATGACAATGGAAGCCGCCAGGATGGGCGTGGCCTTTTCCTTGAAAAAAAGCACGCCTAAAACGGCCAGGATCACAGCCTGAAAATTGGTGATGATGGTAGCCAGGCCCGGCCCCACATAGTTAATGCTGACGTGCCAGAATTCCAGGTCCAGGGTGAACAGAATTCCGCACATGGCCATGATGGGAAGGAATCCCTTGGTCTTTAGGGCCTTGAAGGGAGACTCCTTCCTGAAAATCGCCCAGACCAGAAGGAACATTCCGCCGAAAAAGGTCCGGCCGAAAGATCCGGCGGAGGGGGACGCTCCCGACAGCTTAAACAGCACAGGCGAAAAGCTGATCATAACGCCGCCTGCAAAGACCTTTGCCATGGCGGCCAGTTCCGGGGATTTTTTTGGGGCGCCGCTGTTCACGAAGGCCTCCTGCACTTTGCCGATGGATTATTCCGATTTCAAAACAATGTCGCCGTAATACGAAACGGTTTGATCGCCCGTGTTGTCCGAATCGGTCATGATGGCGATTCCGGCGATCATGGGCGGCTCCTCGCCGAAGGCGTTCCGGTAGTCTTCCAGGATATTCCGCCGCTCCAAAACCCATTGGCCCAGGTTTTCCTTCCCGCTTTCCACAGCGATCATCTTCACCCTGTCGGAGAACGGATTGGGCGCGACCGTTCCCTTGGGCGCGTTGCTGGCCCAAATGTAATTGATGGCCCCGTGGGGCGGATATTCTCCGTATAGCACCTTGGCGGTTTTGTACTTGGCGCGCTCCCAGAATCCCACTTTGGAGGGGTCGTATTTAAAGCTCACGTACATCCGGGCCGGATAGTCGTCCCCGCTTTTTTGGGTGACGTCCCCTTTTTCATAAACGCTCGTGACCTTCCACCGCCACTCCATAATCGGATACTGGGCCGGATCGACTTCCTTTTTGCAAATCATGCCTGACGAAGATCCTTTGCTTTCCGCCTGAACCACCACTGCGCCTTCGTCCTCCACCAGAGTGTATTGGGTATGCGCCTCAATTTTGGGAAAGAGCAAGGGCTCCCAACCCTGGGGAAAATCCCCGCCGGCCGAGGCCCTGGAAAAAAGGCCCAACTCCAGGGCCGGCAGGCTTGCCGCCAGCGCCGCGGCCAGTCCGGCGATAAAAAGGCCGGCAACCAAACTCATCCGAACAATATTTTTTTTCATCAACATGGCTTCGCCTTCCCGGCTAAAATATCAATCGTCCATATCTCCATTGCCGCCAGTGGAGCAATCCTCCAGCCCCTGGCGATCAATGATTTGAATCTCCCGCTTATCCACCTGGATCAGGCCCCGATCCTTGAGCCTGCCCAAAGACCGGGACAGGGTTTCAGGGATGGTCCCCAACAGGCTCGCCAAATGCGCCTTGGAAATGTGCAGCACAACCAGGTCCGGGCTATTCTGCTCGGTCGCCATATGCAGGATGTATCCGGCCACCCTGCCGTCCACTTCCTTTAAGGACAAGTTCTCCACCTGGACTGTAAACTCCCGGAGCCTCCGGGCCAACACCGCCAGCATATTCATGGCGATGGCCGGGCTTTGGTTGATCAATTCCACAATGCCCTTGCGGGAAAAATACAGGCACCTGGTCTTGATCAAAGCCTGGGCGTTGGCCGGATAGGAGTCGCCGGAAAAAACCGGAACCTCGCCGAAGGGTTCGCCCGGGCCGAATACGTGGAAAATCTGCTCCTTGCCTTCGGGCGAAATCTTGTAAATCTTCACCTGGCCGTCCAGGGCCGCATAAAAGCCTTCGGCCTGATCACCGTCGTAAAAGATGAACTGTCCTTTTTTAAAGGAGACCTCCGCAGCCATATTGCGGACGAGCTTAAGCTGATCCTCGTCCAGCCCGGCGAAGAACGGAATATGGGAAATGATTTCAAACACCTTATCCAGCGATTTGTCCAAGCCCAAAATTCACTCCCGCTAAAATGAGAAAGTATCGGGCGCCTTTTCCCAGCACCACCCAGAACGTAAAGGCCAAAATATTCACGCGCAGTATTCCTGCTACCACGGTAAGGGGGTCGCCCACAATAGGCGCCCATGCAAAAAATAAGGCCGGAGCTCCCCAACGGGCAAAGGCTTTCTCCGCACGCTCCAGGGGTTGGGACTCGTTGTCGGCATATTTTTTCAGGATAAAATTCCGGCCCCACCTGCCTGCATAATAGTTGACCAGGGCGCCCAGGGAATTGCCCGTGGTCGCGATGATAAACACCATGGCGGGGTCGAAGCCCGAGGCGGCCATGGCGACAACGGCGGCTTCGGAACCCAAAGGGACCAAGGTGGCGGCCAAAAAGCTGACGACAAAAAGGCCTGCGTACCCGAATTGGATGAGTTGTAATTCGTTCATGGCCGCAAGCCTGTGTGTGCTGATAAATTAACAATTCAACTTTCGAGATTGGAAGTAATTGTTTGAAAGCAAGTAATTACGTCTGCTCCTAAAAACTCTATATATACCAGAGCCCGAGAATCATGGTCCCTTCCCCCCTGGCGGGGGAAGGACAGGATGGGGGGGACGCTCTGGGATGCCAAGTAATGTCACCCCCACCCCAGCCCTCCCCCGTCAAGGGGGAGGGAGCTTTTTGGGAGTCGCTTTTGGCGTCCAATTTCTGCATGCCTGTCACAATCTCCTATATATTTAGAACCTCATTACTGAAAATTGATTAAAAAGCTATGAGAAGGCATACCTTCCCGATCGGGGGAGAAATCAGCCTATGGGGCGATCCAGCCAGGCGATGGTCTTTTCCAATAATTCATCCTGGACGGATTGTCTGTCCCGGTCCGCGTTTTTAGGCAGTTTAAAAGAGTGGTCCCCGCCTTCCACGATTTCCAGGGCCGGTTCCAAAGGGAGTTGGACGAGATTTTTCTGCAGCGCGTCCAGGTCGCATAGGGAGTCCCGGGTTCCGGCGAAAAACAGGGTCGGAACGTTGATGTCCTTAAAATGGGAGCTGCGGGGCTCATCCTTTTTTCCCGGCGCGTGCAAGGGGAAGCCGTAAAATATCATGCGTTTGGGATCTATGGCGCCTGAGGCTTGAAGCTGGGAAGCCACCCGGCCGCCCATGGACTTGCCCGCGGCGATCATGTTTTGAGGCCGGAAGTGGGGATGGTTTTTCAGGTATTTGAAGGCGGCGATCCAGGCTTTTTCCAGGGTTTTCTGGCCGTCCGGGCGCTTTTTGCCTTCCTCGCGGTATGGGAAGTTAAAACGCATGACCAGATGCCCTTGCGCGGCAAGGCCCTCTGCCAGATTGGCCAGCATGGAGTGATTCATGTCGTTCCCGGCGCCGTGAGCAAGCACCATGGCCCATTTTTCGGGCCTGAATCCGGCTTCCGGCGCGTTGATCACAACAGATACGGGTTTGGAGTCCGGGATTTGCATCTTTGCCTGGATTTCAATGACTGACACCGCCTACCTCCTGTCTTTAGAAATAATCCCCCAATTCAACAGCTTGTTGCGACTTTTTCAACGCATTTATAGCCTTTTTCAAAGCCCTATACATGTCTTCATAGTCATCATTGCCGCTCGCTGCCAGTTGAGCGAATTCAATGCTGGCTTTCACCAGGCTGAAAGCGGGGCTGAGTGCGGCAGGCTGTCCCGCAGAACTCCTTAACTTTTTGGCTTTAGCTGCCAGTTCCTCCAACTCGGGCGTCCAATCCTTGACGGGAATGTTTTTTTGCGATTTCCCCTTTTGATCCGCGGGCTCGTCAAAACTCTCAATAATGCAATCGTTTTGCTTCGCCCGCATGTAGATGAACTTTAATTCTTCCTTGATCCCGCCTCCAAAATGCAGGTGGTGGAAGTGCATAAGGCCATCATATACAATTTTACCCTTAAAGGGCAATAAAACCGCTCTTGTATAGAGGGGGATGTCCCATTTTTCGATGAATTCGTCGAAATCCTGGACCAGCCCAAGGACGCCGTAAACAGTCTTGTCCTTAATAAATACAGCGTATTTTTTAAGGAGGCGTTCGATGAAAAAATCGCCCTTAATAAAACCTTTCCAGCCCAATACAATGGCAAGTTCTTCCTGGGTGAAGTCAAAAGGATTCTCCTCGACAAAGGAGTCAATCAAGTCGGCGTTATCCCACAAGGCGTCGCGAACCTGCCCCTTTTGATCCATGGACAATCCATCATACTCTTTTAAGTCGGCTACTTCAAAAATGCCCAGCTTGCTGCAAACATAAAGCTGAAGCGAAAACATCAGTTTATAAAAAACGGCGACGTCATCTTCGGAAAGTTTCAAGAACTTCTCCTCCCACGATGAAATGTTTGTATCCCAAAAGATAAGACGGGCTTGTTAACGCATTTACTGTTTACACTTTTAGCTGATGTTAAACCATGGCAACGGTTTAATTTTCTTCCCATTATCCAGACACATTCAAGGCCTGCTTGTCAATTCCGTAGAGGCTCAATGGCGTGAAAAAATGCAGGAAAGATAAAAATGGGGATTAAAAAGAGGTAGGCGCGTCGCCTTCCATATGCTCGGCCCAGGAGGAGTAAAAAGGCCTGGGCGCAACCAAAGACAAAGCCGCGTATTGGGATATCTTTTTTACTGGGGTCAGCTCCACCTTGAAACCGGGGGGCAGCATCACGCTGTCTTTGGCCAGGGCTTGGACCATTTGGGCGATGTTATCCACATGCCAGGGATTTTTAATGGCTACGCCCTCGCCGATGCCTATGACCTCTAATCCCAACAATTGGGCGGCGCTGACTGCGCAAAGGGCGACGGCATAAGCCGCCAGGTTTGCTACGAATACACACAGGCCGTCCGTCCCGGCTCCGGCCATCTCCATAACAACCTCTGCGCTGACGGCCTTGCCTCTTAGCGGAGAGGATCTTACCAGTTCGGCCAAATTCAGCTTTTCGCCGCCCAGGATTGCAAGGTTGCATTGGTTAAAAAACCGGCTCAGTTCTTCCAACTTGGAGTCGTCTTTGATGGAAAGCAATTTCCGCGCGCAGCTTTGAATCCCCCTGCCTGACGCGAAATTCTCGGCGCAGGCTGTTTTGCGGCCGGCGCTGCATCCGCATTCCCGCCATAGCAGGTCAGGAACAAAGCCCATGGGAACATGGCCGATTTCCAGGGGAGCGGAGGAGCCGGGAACGCCGAATCCGAAACCGGTTCCCAGAATAAAATAGCCCGTCTTTTTTGGTGAAATCTTCCGTTTGGCCTGATACCAAACGCCCTGGGCGGTCGCCGCGGCCGTTCCGTCATTAGCGGCCTCGACTGGATAATGTTCAACAAAGTACGGCGCCGTCTCAGGAGGCGGGGGAGCTTTTTTATCC
This Desulfatibacillum aliphaticivorans DSM 15576 DNA region includes the following protein-coding sequences:
- a CDS encoding DMT family transporter, coding for MNSGAPKKSPELAAMAKVFAGGVMISFSPVLFKLSGASPSAGSFGRTFFGGMFLLVWAIFRKESPFKALKTKGFLPIMAMCGILFTLDLEFWHVSINYVGPGLATIITNFQAVILAVLGVLFFKEKATPILAASIVMAFMGLWLLVGVDVSALPQSTIIGVAWGLGAAFWYSMYLLAVRNSQGRTGKLPAITNMAWLSLSTALVVGATSLLRGSEFSTGGTTGFWILVLYGIGPQAIGWLLISTGLPGIPASTAGLVILIQPTLAFIWDILFFDLPAGPARIAGAVLALAAIYIGSVGRKPAKVKE
- a CDS encoding protein kinase domain-containing protein produces the protein MAAFSPVRFGKYLLLDPIAVGGMAELFRAKMLGDAGFEKLIVVKKILPHLVQEKELVESFIYEARLAAHLQHENIIRTYDFGRMQDDYFISMEFLFGKNLRFVLEQAKAKRISLGMGNILHVMALVCSGLDYAHSLKDFAGNDLSIVHRDISPPNIFITYDGHVKVVDFGVAKAASKNSTTQHGVIKGKVAYMSPEQALGQEIDHRSDIFAVGSILYEMVTGKMMYEGETMQVLAKAQKAEFEPAENLANIPKGLAIVLKRALAKDREERYQTCGAMQAGLEDVMVELSVRPSQRVLASYITALFDEELPKEQALLREVAAVQAQDDQLVPVEEAPPPKIKEEPSEKVLTLKKVRKPAPTAPCPSCGKPADPDLDYCPWCDAPIKGAAPIAPAQATMVSCSSCGKPVKAHYKVCNYCGANMQAGVPDRPGQNYPAAGASPGQSTGSLPVVIYFNAGKKIAERTMDFLEMAVANTGPAPVEGLKVAVRGTLIARVLEEKLPFPLEPGRPYALNVPGFLPRCAGNDSLHLSVEGRGKDGEPFFLLGTIPVEVSAKDEAAPNVNVNISAKGPLIVDLEDAIPGLTGKKSKEEDPSAPQWIPIELHPDLEKQESAGRKFPPACVSSQACTLDEAVASAIHAVSPDAAPMAEFKCPDGTVYTIVPGASLLLGRKRDINHVPAFLFPEEAHEGENVKVSRNHCRIFVRKNRVFIRDTSSNGTFLDKERLPSKEDVMLSTGELVVVGGVLELRADIFTNGKDVIAVRLKRQNNKTNERYILAHGPVPLGPGSANPIQVAGAPNFLGAIYYNPLVDKWLFRPLEGFASNGKDMILPPKKDLSFGKAKCRFEILQPD
- a CDS encoding DUF3047 domain-containing protein translates to MKKNIVRMSLVAGLFIAGLAAALAASLPALELGLFSRASAGGDFPQGWEPLLFPKIEAHTQYTLVEDEGAVVVQAESKGSSSGMICKKEVDPAQYPIMEWRWKVTSVYEKGDVTQKSGDDYPARMYVSFKYDPSKVGFWERAKYKTAKVLYGEYPPHGAINYIWASNAPKGTVAPNPFSDRVKMIAVESGKENLGQWVLERRNILEDYRNAFGEEPPMIAGIAIMTDSDNTGDQTVSYYGDIVLKSE
- a CDS encoding YqaA family protein, whose translation is MNELQLIQFGYAGLFVVSFLAATLVPLGSEAAVVAMAASGFDPAMVFIIATTGNSLGALVNYYAGRWGRNFILKKYADNESQPLERAEKAFARWGAPALFFAWAPIVGDPLTVVAGILRVNILAFTFWVVLGKGARYFLILAGVNFGLGQIAG
- a CDS encoding Crp/Fnr family transcriptional regulator, giving the protein MGLDKSLDKVFEIISHIPFFAGLDEDQLKLVRNMAAEVSFKKGQFIFYDGDQAEGFYAALDGQVKIYKISPEGKEQIFHVFGPGEPFGEVPVFSGDSYPANAQALIKTRCLYFSRKGIVELINQSPAIAMNMLAVLARRLREFTVQVENLSLKEVDGRVAGYILHMATEQNSPDLVVLHISKAHLASLLGTIPETLSRSLGRLKDRGLIQVDKREIQIIDRQGLEDCSTGGNGDMDD